A genomic window from Halorubrum lacusprofundi ATCC 49239 includes:
- a CDS encoding PAS domain-containing sensor histidine kinase produces MSDSPDPAVLLDLAGDKIAVLDEDGIFRHLNAAVADLLGFHSDDLVGTDAFALVHPDNEERLQETFARIVSGELTPDEPLEYRYRTADGGWVWLRTTVHPPEETEIDGYVLTSRDITSEVESRRRLETIASASSDVFWMFSAEWDELLFISDIVEEVFGVSRDTLERQPNRFLDVVHPDDRSYVERAMDRLSNGESTLIDYRLGSADGTTKWVRVPGEPVIENGTVVAVTGFARDVTDEYRRERQLAVMDNLLRHTIRNDMNIVDGTAERIVDAVAAADAFDPEAWGDSVAAAEGNAEIGPDALAELGADLQEHAETIRRIASDLLATAEKQRGVIDLLRQRGSPRAVEVAPVVEEALGMVVDDCDETVDVTYREPVDGEGAREGEPGDETENVDGMASEETAGEGTTNEETAGEETAGDNSTLPRVSVSYPPNAKAFTHPELDYAIAELVENALEHAESTPRIRIDVCTTDESIEVSIRDNCPPIPVEERYVITDRWEMDDLRHTGGMGLWLVYWVANRSGGDLTFDTHADGNVVTLSVPNAKCGTINEDPRETTLSNRPMTAAVEGADTRIRTDGSTTSEPKRRDETD; encoded by the coding sequence ATGTCCGATTCGCCGGATCCTGCAGTCCTTTTGGATCTCGCAGGAGACAAGATCGCCGTCCTCGACGAAGACGGGATCTTCCGGCACCTCAACGCGGCCGTCGCCGACTTGCTCGGGTTCCACTCGGACGACCTCGTCGGGACGGACGCATTCGCGCTCGTCCACCCCGACAACGAGGAGCGGCTCCAAGAGACCTTCGCGCGGATCGTCTCCGGGGAGCTGACACCCGACGAGCCACTGGAGTACCGGTATCGCACCGCCGACGGTGGGTGGGTATGGCTCCGGACGACGGTGCACCCGCCCGAGGAGACGGAAATCGACGGGTACGTCCTGACCTCGCGGGACATCACGAGCGAGGTCGAGTCCCGGCGCCGACTGGAGACGATCGCATCGGCCTCGTCCGACGTGTTCTGGATGTTCTCCGCCGAGTGGGACGAGCTGCTGTTCATCAGCGACATCGTCGAGGAGGTCTTCGGCGTGTCGAGGGACACGCTCGAACGGCAGCCAAATCGGTTCCTCGACGTTGTCCATCCCGATGACCGCTCATACGTCGAGCGAGCGATGGACCGACTCTCGAACGGCGAATCGACGCTGATCGACTACCGACTGGGGTCCGCCGACGGGACCACGAAGTGGGTCCGCGTGCCCGGCGAGCCAGTGATCGAGAACGGCACGGTCGTGGCGGTCACGGGCTTCGCCCGCGATGTCACCGACGAGTACCGCCGCGAGCGACAGCTCGCCGTGATGGACAACCTTCTGCGACACACGATCCGCAACGACATGAACATCGTCGACGGGACCGCGGAGCGCATCGTTGACGCCGTCGCTGCCGCGGACGCGTTCGATCCGGAGGCGTGGGGCGACAGCGTCGCGGCCGCGGAGGGTAACGCCGAGATTGGTCCTGACGCCCTCGCCGAACTCGGGGCGGACCTACAGGAGCACGCGGAGACGATCCGACGGATCGCCTCCGACCTGTTGGCGACGGCAGAGAAACAGCGCGGGGTGATCGACCTGCTGCGACAGCGCGGGTCACCCCGAGCGGTCGAGGTGGCGCCCGTGGTCGAGGAGGCGCTCGGAATGGTCGTCGACGACTGCGACGAGACGGTCGACGTCACCTACCGCGAGCCGGTCGACGGAGAGGGCGCGAGGGAAGGCGAGCCCGGAGACGAGACCGAGAACGTGGACGGGATGGCGAGTGAGGAGACGGCAGGCGAGGGGACGACGAATGAGGAGACGGCAGGCGAGGAGACGGCGGGCGACAACTCGACACTCCCGCGGGTATCGGTCTCGTACCCGCCGAACGCGAAGGCGTTCACGCATCCGGAGCTCGACTACGCGATCGCGGAGTTGGTCGAGAACGCCCTCGAACACGCGGAGTCGACGCCGCGGATCCGGATCGACGTGTGTACAACCGACGAGTCGATCGAGGTGTCGATCCGCGACAACTGCCCGCCGATCCCGGTCGAGGAGCGATACGTAATCACCGACCGATGGGAGATGGACGACCTCCGTCACACCGGGGGGATGGGCTTGTGGCTGGTGTACTGGGTCGCAAACCGGTCGGGCGGCGACCTGACCTTCGACACCCACGCCGACGGGAACGTCGTGACGCTCTCCGTTCCGAACGCGAAGTGTGGCACGATCAACGAGGATCCACGGGAGACGACCCTGTCAAACCGCCCGATGACCGCCGCAGTCGAGGGGGCAGACACGCGCATTCGGACCGACGGATCCACCACCTCGGAACCGAAACGGCGCGACGAGACGGACTGA
- a CDS encoding winged helix-turn-helix domain-containing protein, with protein MKRNVPQATGPTTATEGDETLDDTFDALADPDCRAILGAADTAMTTSELADACDIALSTAYRKVERLSETPLLVEGVRFDSDGDHAAEYTRGATDATIELGDDGVTLTVDDSAADPVSAAFDTTSVSAD; from the coding sequence ATGAAGCGAAACGTGCCGCAGGCCACCGGCCCGACGACCGCGACGGAAGGCGACGAGACACTCGACGACACGTTCGATGCGCTCGCTGACCCCGACTGCCGGGCGATCCTCGGGGCCGCCGACACGGCGATGACGACGAGCGAGTTGGCCGATGCGTGCGACATCGCGCTCTCGACCGCCTACCGCAAGGTCGAGCGGCTCAGCGAAACCCCGCTGCTGGTCGAAGGCGTCCGCTTCGACTCGGACGGAGACCACGCGGCGGAGTACACGCGTGGAGCGACCGACGCCACCATCGAGCTCGGCGACGACGGCGTCACGCTGACCGTCGACGACTCGGCGGCCGATCCGGTGAGCGCCGCGTTCGACACCACCAGCGTCTCGGCCGACTGA